In the Topomyia yanbarensis strain Yona2022 chromosome 3, ASM3024719v1, whole genome shotgun sequence genome, one interval contains:
- the LOC131690525 gene encoding myocyte-specific enhancer factor 2 isoform X6, whose amino-acid sequence MGRKKIQISRITDERNRQVTFNKRKFGVMKKAYELSVLCDCEIALIIFSSSNKLYQYASTDMDKVLLKYTEYNEPHESLTNKNIIEKENKNGTMSPDSPEPDDNYTLTPRTEAKYNKIDEDFQIMMQRNQQQSVSGRINMGSNSYSLPVSVPVIGTYNDSSMLQSSPQMAHNSISPRPSSSETDSGGFFPLLVYPSGGLLEMSNGYPHSASPLGGSPSPGPSPGIGTHQHNNSNHNHNHNKMQHQSMKQSPPGSSSARSSNLRVVIPTPMNATINADDISYVEQHSRQQGNLNTPVVALQTPIPGLSNYTTTLGSFGAQDFSINSDLSMIASWGAAAANNAANSLGQHSRIFFSSGLPHLAVSNSTPPPSTSPLSVKIKAEPISPPREHHSSSSHHHHSNLSGAGGGGGGGGGGGGGSGAGSGMHGQNSNHQLAVTSMASVGHSNSSVSLGSSLNHSHLIHSRPSSTGHLTPTPGSPLFSGSVTPTNAPSPVDIRHISVGGGHLPDYDSPVSSNAHKRPRISEGWAT is encoded by the exons ATGGGTAGAAAAAAGATACAGATCTCACGGATAACGGACGAGCGGAACCGGCAG GTGACGTTCAACAAGCGAAAGTTCGGCGTGATGAAGAAAGCGTACGAACTGTCGGTGCTGTGTGACTGCGAAATCGCCTTAATTATCTTCAGCAGCAGTAACAAGCTGTACCAGTACGCCAGCACCGACATGGACAAGGTCCTGCTGAAGTACACCGAGTATAACGAGCCGCACGAGTCGCTGACGAACAAAAACATAATCGAG AAAGAGAACAAAAATGGCACCATGTCACCGGACTCGCCGGAGCCGGACGACAACTACACCCTGACGCCACGCACCGAAGCCAAGTACAACAAAATCGACGAGGACTTTCAGATCATGATGCAGCGCAATCAGCAGCAGTCGGTCAGCGGACGGATCAATATGGGAAGTAATAGTTACTCGCtgccggtgtcggtgccggtgATCGGGACGTACAATGATTCCAGCATGCTGCAGAGTAGTCCCCAGATGGCACACAATAGTATTAGTCCGCGGCCTTCCAGTTCGGAGACGGATTCAGGTGGGT tcTTTCCACTTTTAGTGTACCCCTCCGGTGGACTCCTGGAGATGTCCAACGGATACCCGCACTCAGCGTCGCCCCTCGGAGGATCTCCTAGTCCCGGGCCAAGTCCAGGTATTGGCACCCATCAGCATAACAATAGTAACCATAACCATAACCATAACAAAA TGCAACATCAATCGATGAAACAAAGTCCACCGGGAAGTTCCAGCGCGCGATCATCTAACCTTcgggtggtgataccgacgccGATGAATGCGACCATCAACGCTGACGATATTTCCTACGTAGAG CAACACTCGCGACAACAGGGCAACTTGAATACACCGGTGGTAGCGCTACAGACACCGATCCCGGGACTGTCCAACTACACGACAACGCTGGGTTCGTTCGGTGCGCAAGATTTCTCGATCAATTCCGACCTGAGCATGATCGCGTCGTGGGGCGCCGCGGCAGCTAACAATGCTGCCAATTCGTTGGGGCAGCACTCCAG AATCTTTTTCAGTAGTGGTCTACCCCATCTAGCCGTGTCGAACAGTACTCCCCCACCGTCCACTTCACCGCTGTCGGTGAAGATTAAGGCGGAACCGATATCGCCTCCCCGGGAGCACCACTCATCGTCGTCCCACCACCATCACAGTAACCTGAGCGGTGCTGGTGGAGGCGGTGGAGGTGGCGGCGGCGGAGGAGGAGGATCAGGAGCAGGAAGTGGCATGCACGGACAGAACAGCAACCATCAGCTGGCGGTGACCTCGATGGCTTCCGTGGGCCACAGTAATTCGTCCGTGTCACTCGGCAGCAGTTTGAACCATTCGCACCTGATACATTCGAGGCCTTCGTCGACGGGGCACCTAACTCCGACGCCAG GTTCCCCTCTGTTTTCAGGTTCCGTCACACCCACCAATGCACCTTCACCGGTCGACATCCGGCACATCTCCGTCGGTGGTGGTCACCTGCCCGATTACGACTCTCCAGTGTCCTCGAACGCCCATAAAAGACCAAGAATATCCGAGGGTTGGGCCACATAG
- the LOC131690525 gene encoding myocyte-specific enhancer factor 2 isoform X16, producing MGRKKIQISRITDERNRQVTFNKRKFGVMKKAYELSVLCDCEIALIIFSSSNKLYQYASTDMDKVLLKYTEYNEPHESLTNKNIIELQVNAQKENKNGTMSPDSPEPDDNYTLTPRTEAKYNKIDEDFQIMMQRNQQQSVSGRINMGSNSYSLPVSVPVIGTYNDSSMLQSSPQMAHNSISPRPSSSETDSVYPSGGLLEMSNGYPHSASPLGGSPSPGPSPVQHQSMKQSPPGSSSARSSNLRVVIPTPMNATINADDISYVEQHSRQQGNLNTPVVALQTPIPGLSNYTTTLGSFGAQDFSINSDLSMIASWGAAAANNAANSLGQHSRIFFSSGLPHLAVSNSTPPPSTSPLSVKIKAEPISPPREHHSSSSHHHHSNLSGAGGGGGGGGGGGGGSGAGSGMHGQNSNHQLAVTSMASVGHSNSSVSLGSSLNHSHLIHSRPSSTGHLTPTPGSPLFSGSVTPTNAPSPVDIRHISVGGGHLPDYDSPVSSNAHKRPRISEGWAT from the exons ATGGGTAGAAAAAAGATACAGATCTCACGGATAACGGACGAGCGGAACCGGCAG GTGACGTTCAACAAGCGAAAGTTCGGCGTGATGAAGAAAGCGTACGAACTGTCGGTGCTGTGTGACTGCGAAATCGCCTTAATTATCTTCAGCAGCAGTAACAAGCTGTACCAGTACGCCAGCACCGACATGGACAAGGTCCTGCTGAAGTACACCGAGTATAACGAGCCGCACGAGTCGCTGACGAACAAAAACATAATCGAG TTGCAGGTAAACGCGCAGAAAGAGAACAAAAATGGCACCATGTCACCGGACTCGCCGGAGCCGGACGACAACTACACCCTGACGCCACGCACCGAAGCCAAGTACAACAAAATCGACGAGGACTTTCAGATCATGATGCAGCGCAATCAGCAGCAGTCGGTCAGCGGACGGATCAATATGGGAAGTAATAGTTACTCGCtgccggtgtcggtgccggtgATCGGGACGTACAATGATTCCAGCATGCTGCAGAGTAGTCCCCAGATGGCACACAATAGTATTAGTCCGCGGCCTTCCAGTTCGGAGACGGATTCAG TGTACCCCTCCGGTGGACTCCTGGAGATGTCCAACGGATACCCGCACTCAGCGTCGCCCCTCGGAGGATCTCCTAGTCCCGGGCCAAGTCCAG TGCAACATCAATCGATGAAACAAAGTCCACCGGGAAGTTCCAGCGCGCGATCATCTAACCTTcgggtggtgataccgacgccGATGAATGCGACCATCAACGCTGACGATATTTCCTACGTAGAG CAACACTCGCGACAACAGGGCAACTTGAATACACCGGTGGTAGCGCTACAGACACCGATCCCGGGACTGTCCAACTACACGACAACGCTGGGTTCGTTCGGTGCGCAAGATTTCTCGATCAATTCCGACCTGAGCATGATCGCGTCGTGGGGCGCCGCGGCAGCTAACAATGCTGCCAATTCGTTGGGGCAGCACTCCAG AATCTTTTTCAGTAGTGGTCTACCCCATCTAGCCGTGTCGAACAGTACTCCCCCACCGTCCACTTCACCGCTGTCGGTGAAGATTAAGGCGGAACCGATATCGCCTCCCCGGGAGCACCACTCATCGTCGTCCCACCACCATCACAGTAACCTGAGCGGTGCTGGTGGAGGCGGTGGAGGTGGCGGCGGCGGAGGAGGAGGATCAGGAGCAGGAAGTGGCATGCACGGACAGAACAGCAACCATCAGCTGGCGGTGACCTCGATGGCTTCCGTGGGCCACAGTAATTCGTCCGTGTCACTCGGCAGCAGTTTGAACCATTCGCACCTGATACATTCGAGGCCTTCGTCGACGGGGCACCTAACTCCGACGCCAG GTTCCCCTCTGTTTTCAGGTTCCGTCACACCCACCAATGCACCTTCACCGGTCGACATCCGGCACATCTCCGTCGGTGGTGGTCACCTGCCCGATTACGACTCTCCAGTGTCCTCGAACGCCCATAAAAGACCAAGAATATCCGAGGGTTGGGCCACATAG
- the LOC131690525 gene encoding myocyte-specific enhancer factor 2 isoform X1: MGRKKIQISRITDERNRQVTFNKRKFGVMKKAYELSVLCDCEIALIIFSSSNKLYQYASTDMDKVLLKYTEYNEPHESLTNKNIIELQVNAQKENKNGTMSPDSPEPDDNYTLTPRTEAKYNKIDEDFQIMMQRNQQQSVSGRINMGSNSYSLPVSVPVIGTYNDSSMLQSSPQMAHNSISPRPSSSETDSGGFFPLLVYPSGGLLEMSNGYPHSASPLGGSPSPGPSPGIGTHQHNNSNHNHNHNKMQHQSMKQSPPGSSSARSSNLRVVIPTPMNATINADDISYVEQHSRQQGNLNTPVVALQTPIPGLSNYTTTLGSFGAQDFSINSDLSMIASWGAAAANNAANSLGQHSRIFFSSGLPHLAVSNSTPPPSTSPLSVKIKAEPISPPREHHSSSSHHHHSNLSGAGGGGGGGGGGGGGSGAGSGMHGQNSNHQLAVTSMASVGHSNSSVSLGSSLNHSHLIHSRPSSTGHLTPTPGSPLFSGSVTPTNAPSPVDIRHISVGGGHLPDYDSPVSSNAHKRPRISEGWAT; the protein is encoded by the exons ATGGGTAGAAAAAAGATACAGATCTCACGGATAACGGACGAGCGGAACCGGCAG GTGACGTTCAACAAGCGAAAGTTCGGCGTGATGAAGAAAGCGTACGAACTGTCGGTGCTGTGTGACTGCGAAATCGCCTTAATTATCTTCAGCAGCAGTAACAAGCTGTACCAGTACGCCAGCACCGACATGGACAAGGTCCTGCTGAAGTACACCGAGTATAACGAGCCGCACGAGTCGCTGACGAACAAAAACATAATCGAG TTGCAGGTAAACGCGCAGAAAGAGAACAAAAATGGCACCATGTCACCGGACTCGCCGGAGCCGGACGACAACTACACCCTGACGCCACGCACCGAAGCCAAGTACAACAAAATCGACGAGGACTTTCAGATCATGATGCAGCGCAATCAGCAGCAGTCGGTCAGCGGACGGATCAATATGGGAAGTAATAGTTACTCGCtgccggtgtcggtgccggtgATCGGGACGTACAATGATTCCAGCATGCTGCAGAGTAGTCCCCAGATGGCACACAATAGTATTAGTCCGCGGCCTTCCAGTTCGGAGACGGATTCAGGTGGGT tcTTTCCACTTTTAGTGTACCCCTCCGGTGGACTCCTGGAGATGTCCAACGGATACCCGCACTCAGCGTCGCCCCTCGGAGGATCTCCTAGTCCCGGGCCAAGTCCAGGTATTGGCACCCATCAGCATAACAATAGTAACCATAACCATAACCATAACAAAA TGCAACATCAATCGATGAAACAAAGTCCACCGGGAAGTTCCAGCGCGCGATCATCTAACCTTcgggtggtgataccgacgccGATGAATGCGACCATCAACGCTGACGATATTTCCTACGTAGAG CAACACTCGCGACAACAGGGCAACTTGAATACACCGGTGGTAGCGCTACAGACACCGATCCCGGGACTGTCCAACTACACGACAACGCTGGGTTCGTTCGGTGCGCAAGATTTCTCGATCAATTCCGACCTGAGCATGATCGCGTCGTGGGGCGCCGCGGCAGCTAACAATGCTGCCAATTCGTTGGGGCAGCACTCCAG AATCTTTTTCAGTAGTGGTCTACCCCATCTAGCCGTGTCGAACAGTACTCCCCCACCGTCCACTTCACCGCTGTCGGTGAAGATTAAGGCGGAACCGATATCGCCTCCCCGGGAGCACCACTCATCGTCGTCCCACCACCATCACAGTAACCTGAGCGGTGCTGGTGGAGGCGGTGGAGGTGGCGGCGGCGGAGGAGGAGGATCAGGAGCAGGAAGTGGCATGCACGGACAGAACAGCAACCATCAGCTGGCGGTGACCTCGATGGCTTCCGTGGGCCACAGTAATTCGTCCGTGTCACTCGGCAGCAGTTTGAACCATTCGCACCTGATACATTCGAGGCCTTCGTCGACGGGGCACCTAACTCCGACGCCAG GTTCCCCTCTGTTTTCAGGTTCCGTCACACCCACCAATGCACCTTCACCGGTCGACATCCGGCACATCTCCGTCGGTGGTGGTCACCTGCCCGATTACGACTCTCCAGTGTCCTCGAACGCCCATAAAAGACCAAGAATATCCGAGGGTTGGGCCACATAG
- the LOC131690525 gene encoding myocyte-specific enhancer factor 2 isoform X5 — protein sequence MGRKKIQISRITDERNRQVTFNKRKFGVMKKAYELSVLCDCEIALIIFSSSNKLYQYASTDMDKVLLKYTEYNEPHESLTNKNIIELQVNAQKENKNGTMSPDSPEPDDNYTLTPRTEAKYNKIDEDFQIMMQRNQQQSVSGRINMGSNSYSLPVSVPVIGTYNDSSMLQSSPQMAHNSISPRPSSSETDSGGLYPSGGLLEMSNGYPHSASPLGGSPSPGPSPGIGTHQHNNSNHNHNHNKMQHQSMKQSPPGSSSARSSNLRVVIPTPMNATINADDISYVEQHSRQQGNLNTPVVALQTPIPGLSNYTTTLGSFGAQDFSINSDLSMIASWGAAAANNAANSLGQHSRIFFSSGLPHLAVSNSTPPPSTSPLSVKIKAEPISPPREHHSSSSHHHHSNLSGAGGGGGGGGGGGGGSGAGSGMHGQNSNHQLAVTSMASVGHSNSSVSLGSSLNHSHLIHSRPSSTGHLTPTPGSPLFSGSVTPTNAPSPVDIRHISVGGGHLPDYDSPVSSNAHKRPRISEGWAT from the exons ATGGGTAGAAAAAAGATACAGATCTCACGGATAACGGACGAGCGGAACCGGCAG GTGACGTTCAACAAGCGAAAGTTCGGCGTGATGAAGAAAGCGTACGAACTGTCGGTGCTGTGTGACTGCGAAATCGCCTTAATTATCTTCAGCAGCAGTAACAAGCTGTACCAGTACGCCAGCACCGACATGGACAAGGTCCTGCTGAAGTACACCGAGTATAACGAGCCGCACGAGTCGCTGACGAACAAAAACATAATCGAG TTGCAGGTAAACGCGCAGAAAGAGAACAAAAATGGCACCATGTCACCGGACTCGCCGGAGCCGGACGACAACTACACCCTGACGCCACGCACCGAAGCCAAGTACAACAAAATCGACGAGGACTTTCAGATCATGATGCAGCGCAATCAGCAGCAGTCGGTCAGCGGACGGATCAATATGGGAAGTAATAGTTACTCGCtgccggtgtcggtgccggtgATCGGGACGTACAATGATTCCAGCATGCTGCAGAGTAGTCCCCAGATGGCACACAATAGTATTAGTCCGCGGCCTTCCAGTTCGGAGACGGATTCAGGTGGGT TGTACCCCTCCGGTGGACTCCTGGAGATGTCCAACGGATACCCGCACTCAGCGTCGCCCCTCGGAGGATCTCCTAGTCCCGGGCCAAGTCCAGGTATTGGCACCCATCAGCATAACAATAGTAACCATAACCATAACCATAACAAAA TGCAACATCAATCGATGAAACAAAGTCCACCGGGAAGTTCCAGCGCGCGATCATCTAACCTTcgggtggtgataccgacgccGATGAATGCGACCATCAACGCTGACGATATTTCCTACGTAGAG CAACACTCGCGACAACAGGGCAACTTGAATACACCGGTGGTAGCGCTACAGACACCGATCCCGGGACTGTCCAACTACACGACAACGCTGGGTTCGTTCGGTGCGCAAGATTTCTCGATCAATTCCGACCTGAGCATGATCGCGTCGTGGGGCGCCGCGGCAGCTAACAATGCTGCCAATTCGTTGGGGCAGCACTCCAG AATCTTTTTCAGTAGTGGTCTACCCCATCTAGCCGTGTCGAACAGTACTCCCCCACCGTCCACTTCACCGCTGTCGGTGAAGATTAAGGCGGAACCGATATCGCCTCCCCGGGAGCACCACTCATCGTCGTCCCACCACCATCACAGTAACCTGAGCGGTGCTGGTGGAGGCGGTGGAGGTGGCGGCGGCGGAGGAGGAGGATCAGGAGCAGGAAGTGGCATGCACGGACAGAACAGCAACCATCAGCTGGCGGTGACCTCGATGGCTTCCGTGGGCCACAGTAATTCGTCCGTGTCACTCGGCAGCAGTTTGAACCATTCGCACCTGATACATTCGAGGCCTTCGTCGACGGGGCACCTAACTCCGACGCCAG GTTCCCCTCTGTTTTCAGGTTCCGTCACACCCACCAATGCACCTTCACCGGTCGACATCCGGCACATCTCCGTCGGTGGTGGTCACCTGCCCGATTACGACTCTCCAGTGTCCTCGAACGCCCATAAAAGACCAAGAATATCCGAGGGTTGGGCCACATAG
- the LOC131690525 gene encoding myocyte-specific enhancer factor 2 isoform X14, translated as MGRKKIQISRITDERNRQVTFNKRKFGVMKKAYELSVLCDCEIALIIFSSSNKLYQYASTDMDKVLLKYTEYNEPHESLTNKNIIELQVNAQKENKNGTMSPDSPEPDDNYTLTPRTEAKYNKIDEDFQIMMQRNQQQSVSGRINMGSNSYSLPVSVPVIGTYNDSSMLQSSPQMAHNSISPRPSSSETDSVYPSGGLLEMSNGYPHSASPLGGSPSPGPSPVFILVQHQSMKQSPPGSSSARSSNLRVVIPTPMNATINADDISYVEQHSRQQGNLNTPVVALQTPIPGLSNYTTTLGSFGAQDFSINSDLSMIASWGAAAANNAANSLGQHSRIFFSSGLPHLAVSNSTPPPSTSPLSVKIKAEPISPPREHHSSSSHHHHSNLSGAGGGGGGGGGGGGGSGAGSGMHGQNSNHQLAVTSMASVGHSNSSVSLGSSLNHSHLIHSRPSSTGHLTPTPGSPLFSGSVTPTNAPSPVDIRHISVGGGHLPDYDSPVSSNAHKRPRISEGWAT; from the exons ATGGGTAGAAAAAAGATACAGATCTCACGGATAACGGACGAGCGGAACCGGCAG GTGACGTTCAACAAGCGAAAGTTCGGCGTGATGAAGAAAGCGTACGAACTGTCGGTGCTGTGTGACTGCGAAATCGCCTTAATTATCTTCAGCAGCAGTAACAAGCTGTACCAGTACGCCAGCACCGACATGGACAAGGTCCTGCTGAAGTACACCGAGTATAACGAGCCGCACGAGTCGCTGACGAACAAAAACATAATCGAG TTGCAGGTAAACGCGCAGAAAGAGAACAAAAATGGCACCATGTCACCGGACTCGCCGGAGCCGGACGACAACTACACCCTGACGCCACGCACCGAAGCCAAGTACAACAAAATCGACGAGGACTTTCAGATCATGATGCAGCGCAATCAGCAGCAGTCGGTCAGCGGACGGATCAATATGGGAAGTAATAGTTACTCGCtgccggtgtcggtgccggtgATCGGGACGTACAATGATTCCAGCATGCTGCAGAGTAGTCCCCAGATGGCACACAATAGTATTAGTCCGCGGCCTTCCAGTTCGGAGACGGATTCAG TGTACCCCTCCGGTGGACTCCTGGAGATGTCCAACGGATACCCGCACTCAGCGTCGCCCCTCGGAGGATCTCCTAGTCCCGGGCCAAGTCCAG TTTTTATTTTAGTGCAACATCAATCGATGAAACAAAGTCCACCGGGAAGTTCCAGCGCGCGATCATCTAACCTTcgggtggtgataccgacgccGATGAATGCGACCATCAACGCTGACGATATTTCCTACGTAGAG CAACACTCGCGACAACAGGGCAACTTGAATACACCGGTGGTAGCGCTACAGACACCGATCCCGGGACTGTCCAACTACACGACAACGCTGGGTTCGTTCGGTGCGCAAGATTTCTCGATCAATTCCGACCTGAGCATGATCGCGTCGTGGGGCGCCGCGGCAGCTAACAATGCTGCCAATTCGTTGGGGCAGCACTCCAG AATCTTTTTCAGTAGTGGTCTACCCCATCTAGCCGTGTCGAACAGTACTCCCCCACCGTCCACTTCACCGCTGTCGGTGAAGATTAAGGCGGAACCGATATCGCCTCCCCGGGAGCACCACTCATCGTCGTCCCACCACCATCACAGTAACCTGAGCGGTGCTGGTGGAGGCGGTGGAGGTGGCGGCGGCGGAGGAGGAGGATCAGGAGCAGGAAGTGGCATGCACGGACAGAACAGCAACCATCAGCTGGCGGTGACCTCGATGGCTTCCGTGGGCCACAGTAATTCGTCCGTGTCACTCGGCAGCAGTTTGAACCATTCGCACCTGATACATTCGAGGCCTTCGTCGACGGGGCACCTAACTCCGACGCCAG GTTCCCCTCTGTTTTCAGGTTCCGTCACACCCACCAATGCACCTTCACCGGTCGACATCCGGCACATCTCCGTCGGTGGTGGTCACCTGCCCGATTACGACTCTCCAGTGTCCTCGAACGCCCATAAAAGACCAAGAATATCCGAGGGTTGGGCCACATAG
- the LOC131690525 gene encoding myocyte-specific enhancer factor 2 isoform X4, protein MGRKKIQISRITDERNRQVTFNKRKFGVMKKAYELSVLCDCEIALIIFSSSNKLYQYASTDMDKVLLKYTEYNEPHESLTNKNIIELQVNAQKENKNGTMSPDSPEPDDNYTLTPRTEAKYNKIDEDFQIMMQRNQQQSVSGRINMGSNSYSLPVSVPVIGTYNDSSMLQSSPQMAHNSISPRPSSSETDSGGFFPLLVYPSGGLLEMSNGYPHSASPLGGSPSPGPSPGIGTHQHNNSNHNHNHNKMQHQSMKQSPPGSSSARSSNLRVVIPTPMNATINADDISYVEQHSRQQGNLNTPVVALQTPIPGLSNYTTTLGSFGAQDFSINSDLSMIASWGAAAANNAANSLGQHSSGLPHLAVSNSTPPPSTSPLSVKIKAEPISPPREHHSSSSHHHHSNLSGAGGGGGGGGGGGGGSGAGSGMHGQNSNHQLAVTSMASVGHSNSSVSLGSSLNHSHLIHSRPSSTGHLTPTPGSPLFSGSVTPTNAPSPVDIRHISVGGGHLPDYDSPVSSNAHKRPRISEGWAT, encoded by the exons ATGGGTAGAAAAAAGATACAGATCTCACGGATAACGGACGAGCGGAACCGGCAG GTGACGTTCAACAAGCGAAAGTTCGGCGTGATGAAGAAAGCGTACGAACTGTCGGTGCTGTGTGACTGCGAAATCGCCTTAATTATCTTCAGCAGCAGTAACAAGCTGTACCAGTACGCCAGCACCGACATGGACAAGGTCCTGCTGAAGTACACCGAGTATAACGAGCCGCACGAGTCGCTGACGAACAAAAACATAATCGAG TTGCAGGTAAACGCGCAGAAAGAGAACAAAAATGGCACCATGTCACCGGACTCGCCGGAGCCGGACGACAACTACACCCTGACGCCACGCACCGAAGCCAAGTACAACAAAATCGACGAGGACTTTCAGATCATGATGCAGCGCAATCAGCAGCAGTCGGTCAGCGGACGGATCAATATGGGAAGTAATAGTTACTCGCtgccggtgtcggtgccggtgATCGGGACGTACAATGATTCCAGCATGCTGCAGAGTAGTCCCCAGATGGCACACAATAGTATTAGTCCGCGGCCTTCCAGTTCGGAGACGGATTCAGGTGGGT tcTTTCCACTTTTAGTGTACCCCTCCGGTGGACTCCTGGAGATGTCCAACGGATACCCGCACTCAGCGTCGCCCCTCGGAGGATCTCCTAGTCCCGGGCCAAGTCCAGGTATTGGCACCCATCAGCATAACAATAGTAACCATAACCATAACCATAACAAAA TGCAACATCAATCGATGAAACAAAGTCCACCGGGAAGTTCCAGCGCGCGATCATCTAACCTTcgggtggtgataccgacgccGATGAATGCGACCATCAACGCTGACGATATTTCCTACGTAGAG CAACACTCGCGACAACAGGGCAACTTGAATACACCGGTGGTAGCGCTACAGACACCGATCCCGGGACTGTCCAACTACACGACAACGCTGGGTTCGTTCGGTGCGCAAGATTTCTCGATCAATTCCGACCTGAGCATGATCGCGTCGTGGGGCGCCGCGGCAGCTAACAATGCTGCCAATTCGTTGGGGCAGCACTCCAG TGGTCTACCCCATCTAGCCGTGTCGAACAGTACTCCCCCACCGTCCACTTCACCGCTGTCGGTGAAGATTAAGGCGGAACCGATATCGCCTCCCCGGGAGCACCACTCATCGTCGTCCCACCACCATCACAGTAACCTGAGCGGTGCTGGTGGAGGCGGTGGAGGTGGCGGCGGCGGAGGAGGAGGATCAGGAGCAGGAAGTGGCATGCACGGACAGAACAGCAACCATCAGCTGGCGGTGACCTCGATGGCTTCCGTGGGCCACAGTAATTCGTCCGTGTCACTCGGCAGCAGTTTGAACCATTCGCACCTGATACATTCGAGGCCTTCGTCGACGGGGCACCTAACTCCGACGCCAG GTTCCCCTCTGTTTTCAGGTTCCGTCACACCCACCAATGCACCTTCACCGGTCGACATCCGGCACATCTCCGTCGGTGGTGGTCACCTGCCCGATTACGACTCTCCAGTGTCCTCGAACGCCCATAAAAGACCAAGAATATCCGAGGGTTGGGCCACATAG